A stretch of Aureispira sp. CCB-E DNA encodes these proteins:
- a CDS encoding TolC family protein, with translation MKRLNSLLIVLVVAMTSLQAQDVEQFSLSEAVAYAQTHSNSIRTAELEIAKAKAEVQEYTAIGIPKLNAGLDYNYYIHLPTQLIPNDAFSFEIPGFPLPEPEPGYSETQFGTRNNLTFALNLNTLVVDGSYFVGLKASRGLMEMTRRQAALTKYDIKHTIVKAYLQVLIAEENKGVLLRNIENVEKMKEETQAFLDNGMVEQLDVDRLELSLSNLQVELELLARQTELAYNVLKFQMNYPLEGKIELTNKLDDVLALPDAEDLDGEIAFDRRIETDILKQTIHLNELNVKRFHMGYLPSLSAFAVHQQVLQRDDLFDGSQPGFFPTTIVGLKLNVPIFDGLDKAAKIKKARIDVAKFKLQLNDLERSITLQVTNARAIYNNARERLASQEKNLALAERILKTTRIKYREGVGSSLEMTQAEQELYRTQANRLNALYELVVAKADLDKALGK, from the coding sequence ATGAAAAGACTAAACAGTTTATTAATTGTTTTGGTAGTAGCGATGACAAGCTTACAAGCTCAAGACGTAGAGCAGTTTTCTTTGTCAGAAGCAGTTGCTTATGCTCAGACCCATAGCAATAGTATACGAACCGCTGAATTAGAGATTGCAAAAGCAAAAGCAGAGGTTCAAGAATACACAGCTATAGGAATCCCCAAATTGAATGCAGGCTTAGATTATAATTATTATATACATCTTCCTACACAGTTGATTCCAAATGATGCTTTTTCTTTTGAGATTCCTGGATTTCCACTTCCAGAACCAGAGCCTGGCTATTCTGAAACACAGTTTGGAACACGTAATAACTTAACATTTGCACTCAATCTAAATACATTGGTTGTAGATGGATCTTATTTTGTTGGGCTCAAAGCTTCTAGAGGTTTAATGGAAATGACAAGACGCCAAGCAGCTCTAACCAAATATGATATTAAACATACAATCGTAAAAGCTTATCTACAGGTCTTGATAGCAGAAGAAAACAAAGGGGTTTTGCTTCGCAACATTGAGAATGTAGAAAAAATGAAAGAAGAAACACAGGCATTTTTAGACAATGGAATGGTAGAACAATTGGATGTTGACCGTCTGGAGTTGTCCTTGTCCAATCTTCAAGTAGAGTTAGAGTTGTTAGCACGTCAAACCGAGTTGGCTTATAATGTTCTTAAGTTTCAAATGAATTATCCGTTGGAGGGCAAAATTGAATTGACCAATAAATTGGATGATGTATTGGCTTTGCCTGATGCCGAAGATTTGGATGGAGAAATTGCTTTTGATCGTCGTATAGAAACAGATATATTAAAGCAAACAATTCACTTGAATGAGCTGAATGTAAAGCGTTTTCACATGGGATATTTGCCAAGTTTGTCAGCTTTTGCAGTGCATCAACAGGTATTACAACGCGATGACTTGTTCGATGGCAGTCAACCAGGGTTCTTTCCAACTACTATTGTAGGTTTAAAGTTAAACGTTCCTATTTTTGATGGTTTGGACAAAGCTGCTAAAATTAAAAAAGCAAGAATTGATGTGGCAAAGTTCAAACTACAATTGAACGATTTGGAACGTAGTATTACCCTTCAAGTGACGAATGCTAGAGCAATTTACAACAATGCTAGAGAGCGATTGGCTAGCCAAGAGAAAAATTTAGCCTTGGCTGAGCGAATACTCAAAACAACTAGAATCAAATATAGAGAAGGGGTTGGGTCTAGTTTGGAAATGACTCAAGCAGAACAAGAACTATATCGCACACAAGCTAATCGTTTGAATGCCTTGTATGAATTGGTCGTTGCCAAAGCAGATTTGGACAAAGCTTTGGGGAAATAA
- the dut gene encoding dUTP diphosphatase → MNVKIINKSKNALPHYATNGSAGMDLRANIDTTIVLQPLERKVIPTGLFMELPVGYEAQIRPRSGLALKKGLSIPNAPGTIDSDYRGEIGVILINLSSTPIEIEPSERIAQMVIAKYESIQWEEVNSLAESDRGTGGYGSTGKS, encoded by the coding sequence ATGAATGTTAAGATTATAAATAAATCTAAAAATGCTCTTCCGCATTATGCTACAAATGGTAGTGCGGGTATGGACTTGAGAGCCAATATTGATACAACAATTGTATTACAACCATTAGAAAGAAAAGTGATTCCAACAGGACTTTTTATGGAACTCCCTGTAGGATATGAAGCTCAAATTCGCCCCCGAAGTGGTTTAGCCCTCAAGAAAGGTTTGTCAATTCCTAATGCCCCAGGAACTATTGATTCGGATTATAGAGGCGAAATAGGCGTTATTCTTATTAATTTGTCCTCTACTCCTATAGAAATTGAACCTTCTGAACGCATTGCACAAATGGTTATTGCCAAGTACGAATCGATCCAATGGGAAGAAGTGAACAGCCTTGCCGAAAGTGATCGAGGAACTGGTGGCTATGGTAGTACAGGAAAATCCTAG
- a CDS encoding sugar nucleotidyltransferase codes for MKIIIPMAGRGTRLRPHTLTVPKPLVEIAGKSIVRRLVEDLAEAYGDTIEEVAFIIGDFGEDVENELVALAESLGAKGSVYHQTEKLGTAHAILCAQESLSGNVIVAFADTLFKSDFALDTEQESVLWVQQIEDPSAYGVVTLDEEGYISEFVEKPTTFVSDLAIIGIYYFKDANMLKNELQYLIDNNIMDKGEYQITNALENMRQKGVKFRTHQIQEWLDCGNKNAVLYANERVLETKNNAATVASNITVENSTIVPPCFIDQDVVIKNSVIGPHVSISRNAVIENSIISKSIIQDHSTVNNVVTENSMLGSHTEYIAKKSELSLSDFSKFHQ; via the coding sequence ATGAAGATAATAATACCAATGGCTGGTCGTGGAACACGTCTTCGCCCTCATACTTTAACAGTACCTAAACCTTTAGTAGAAATTGCTGGTAAATCTATTGTAAGAAGATTGGTAGAAGATTTAGCCGAAGCTTATGGCGACACAATCGAAGAAGTTGCCTTTATTATTGGAGATTTTGGAGAAGACGTGGAAAATGAATTGGTGGCACTCGCTGAAAGCCTTGGAGCTAAAGGTTCGGTCTATCATCAAACTGAAAAATTAGGCACGGCTCATGCTATTCTTTGCGCTCAAGAAAGTTTAAGTGGTAATGTTATTGTTGCCTTTGCAGATACATTATTCAAATCTGATTTTGCTTTGGATACAGAACAAGAAAGTGTTCTTTGGGTACAACAAATTGAGGATCCATCTGCTTATGGTGTTGTTACACTCGATGAAGAAGGCTATATTAGTGAGTTTGTCGAAAAGCCAACTACTTTTGTTTCTGATTTGGCAATCATTGGTATCTATTATTTTAAAGATGCTAATATGCTCAAAAATGAGTTGCAATATTTGATTGATAATAATATTATGGATAAAGGGGAATATCAAATCACCAATGCCCTAGAAAATATGCGCCAAAAAGGTGTCAAATTCCGTACACATCAAATCCAAGAGTGGCTTGACTGTGGCAACAAAAATGCTGTTTTGTACGCCAATGAACGTGTTTTGGAAACCAAGAACAACGCTGCAACAGTCGCTTCAAATATTACAGTAGAAAATTCTACCATTGTTCCTCCTTGTTTTATTGACCAAGATGTAGTGATCAAAAATTCTGTGATTGGACCGCATGTTTCTATTAGTAGAAATGCTGTGATTGAGAATTCTATTATCAGCAAAAGCATCATCCAAGATCACTCTACTGTTAATAATGTGGTTACCGAAAACTCTATGTTGGGCTCTCACACAGAATATATTGCTAAAAAATCCGAGCTTAGCTTAAGCGATTTCTCTAAATTCCATCAATAG
- a CDS encoding T9SS type A sorting domain-containing protein — translation MKYETIWSTILFCCCYFVIMGQSLQKKVASDRNIADNLGYSVSIDGNFAVASAYIKDQPQGNFGYDIGHVYIYQKNSGNQWNEIHNISPTNYTNGDQFGHSVDIYGDYIIVGAPTTQEVTIYNKSNNWSNQTFFPSSSAPNYSSYGYSVAIGSNYAVVGAPSQNSGVVYVYEKSGSSWTFHTSFAPSNSSTLAFGYDVDVSGNRIVVGCNGGEYVYVYEKSGSSWISTTQSNPNPNPNTYTHFGNTVSIHNNTIVVGSYDDDDLNNSLTNSGAAFVYEYKSNQWNLSSTIRPQNNASNNLFGYDVNINASQIIIGSIGNETVYTYQRNGTNWGNERSFPNPSNTTGDKFGISVATNGTNFIVGAAHESLDENDANFKDKAGAIYFSTNTTCGTIVLTTPITTPTGYEEDVIIASNSVQNSALYKAASNVILLPGFSVNQGIYFNSYIGPCNTGLPKPKEPNDHSTIQNISIFEYLSMKDVDNPIITTIFPNPVNTYINIKVSNSNLGKYTLNVTDVLGKVHLTTTNEFNELHKVDVAQIPNGYYFLVLKNTSGSVLKVEPIQIIR, via the coding sequence ATGAAATACGAAACAATTTGGAGTACAATTCTATTCTGCTGTTGTTACTTTGTTATCATGGGACAATCCTTACAAAAGAAGGTTGCATCCGATAGGAATATTGCAGATAACTTAGGATATTCTGTCTCAATAGATGGTAATTTCGCCGTTGCAAGTGCATATATCAAGGATCAACCACAAGGTAATTTCGGATATGATATAGGTCATGTATACATTTATCAAAAAAATAGTGGCAACCAATGGAACGAGATACACAATATATCTCCTACAAATTATACAAATGGAGATCAGTTTGGGCATTCCGTTGATATATATGGCGACTATATAATTGTCGGAGCACCAACAACTCAAGAAGTTACAATCTACAATAAGAGTAATAATTGGTCTAATCAAACTTTTTTTCCTTCCTCATCAGCTCCTAATTATTCGTCTTATGGTTACTCTGTTGCTATAGGCAGTAATTACGCAGTGGTAGGCGCCCCCTCCCAAAATAGTGGAGTTGTTTATGTCTATGAAAAATCAGGAAGTTCTTGGACTTTTCATACGAGTTTTGCCCCTAGTAATAGCTCTACTTTAGCGTTTGGGTATGATGTTGATGTTAGTGGCAATCGAATAGTCGTGGGGTGTAATGGAGGAGAGTATGTGTATGTGTATGAAAAATCGGGCAGTTCTTGGATTTCAACCACTCAGTCAAACCCTAACCCAAATCCTAACACATATACTCACTTTGGGAATACAGTATCTATACATAACAATACCATAGTTGTAGGTTCCTATGATGATGATGATTTGAATAATAGTTTAACAAATTCGGGGGCTGCTTTTGTGTATGAATACAAAAGCAATCAATGGAACCTATCCTCAACTATTAGACCTCAAAACAATGCTTCTAATAATCTTTTTGGTTATGATGTTAATATTAATGCTAGCCAAATAATAATTGGATCTATAGGAAATGAAACGGTCTATACTTACCAAAGAAATGGTACAAACTGGGGCAATGAACGATCATTTCCCAATCCTAGTAATACAACAGGGGATAAATTTGGAATTTCTGTAGCTACGAACGGCACTAATTTTATTGTTGGAGCAGCACATGAAAGTTTAGATGAAAATGATGCAAACTTCAAAGATAAGGCTGGGGCAATTTATTTCTCTACTAATACAACATGTGGAACTATTGTTTTAACAACCCCAATAACAACCCCTACTGGCTACGAAGAGGATGTTATCATAGCTAGTAATAGTGTACAAAATTCCGCACTTTATAAAGCAGCTAGTAATGTTATACTATTACCAGGTTTTTCTGTCAATCAAGGTATCTATTTCAACTCTTATATTGGTCCTTGTAATACTGGTTTACCCAAACCTAAAGAGCCAAATGACCATTCAACCATTCAAAATATATCAATATTTGAATACTTGTCTATGAAAGATGTAGATAATCCAATAATTACAACTATATTCCCAAATCCTGTAAATACGTATATTAATATCAAAGTTTCTAATTCTAATCTAGGCAAGTATACTTTGAATGTAACTGATGTTTTAGGGAAGGTTCATTTAACAACTACAAATGAATTTAATGAACTACACAAAGTAGATGTAGCTCAAATTCCTAACGGTTATTATTTTTTAGTATTAAAAAATACATCTGGAAGTGTATTAAAAGTCGAACCTATCCAGATTATTAGATAA
- a CDS encoding energy transducer TonB, protein MKILPFILLIHLISTPPIQAQYDSFPEPNLNEAVGLPPYVNDLLPYLGSCENNTDTYQDKKDASDKKLLDYIYKTLRYPDSAMTNQIEGLVVVSFLVKKDGWIEPQSIQILRDIGYGCGEEALRIIQSLNRELGRWAFHATPLDVRFSIPIRFRMY, encoded by the coding sequence ATGAAAATACTACCTTTTATCTTGTTGATCCACTTAATCAGTACTCCACCAATTCAAGCTCAATATGATAGTTTTCCTGAACCTAATCTAAACGAAGCAGTAGGACTGCCTCCCTACGTAAATGATCTTCTGCCTTATCTTGGCAGTTGTGAAAATAATACGGATACGTATCAAGATAAAAAAGATGCCTCAGATAAAAAGTTGCTTGATTACATATATAAAACGCTTCGTTATCCTGATTCTGCTATGACCAATCAAATAGAGGGATTGGTTGTGGTTTCTTTTTTGGTAAAAAAAGATGGGTGGATAGAGCCCCAAAGCATTCAAATTCTTAGAGATATTGGCTATGGTTGTGGAGAAGAGGCGCTTAGAATTATTCAATCACTTAATCGTGAATTAGGTAGATGGGCTTTTCATGCTACTCCTTTGGATGTTCGTTTTAGTATTCCTATTCGATTTAGAATGTACTAA
- a CDS encoding TetR/AcrR family transcriptional regulator: MDELTKILDASESLFKKYGIRSVTMMDIAKELGMSKKTLYVHIENKHDLVAKVMKRHIVKDKEACFSIENKAGNALDELLMFILYMQQQIDGMNPSIIYDLQKYHRPVWEMLDDFNRKYMLEIVVNNLKRGVEEGLYRENLNVSLISRLHISLMPILANDKLFPAKVFPTDQLHREFMRYHIHGIVSEKGRKLLKPILDNLDPTGEIY, translated from the coding sequence TTGGATGAATTAACAAAAATATTGGATGCTTCAGAAAGTTTATTTAAGAAGTATGGAATTCGGAGTGTAACAATGATGGATATTGCCAAAGAGTTGGGCATGTCTAAAAAAACATTGTATGTACATATTGAAAATAAGCACGATTTGGTGGCAAAAGTCATGAAACGACATATTGTCAAAGATAAAGAAGCGTGTTTTTCGATAGAGAACAAGGCTGGGAATGCTTTAGATGAGTTGTTGATGTTTATTCTCTATATGCAACAGCAGATAGATGGAATGAATCCTTCTATTATTTACGATTTGCAAAAATACCATCGACCAGTCTGGGAAATGTTAGACGATTTTAATCGAAAGTATATGTTAGAAATCGTTGTTAATAACTTAAAAAGAGGGGTAGAAGAAGGTTTGTATAGAGAAAATTTAAACGTTTCTCTGATTTCGAGATTGCACATTAGTTTGATGCCAATACTAGCAAATGACAAACTGTTTCCTGCTAAGGTATTTCCAACGGATCAACTGCATCGAGAATTTATGCGTTACCACATCCATGGAATTGTCTCAGAAAAAGGACGCAAATTATTAAAACCAATATTGGATAATTTAGATCCTACAGGTGAAATATATTAA
- a CDS encoding efflux RND transporter permease subunit translates to MSNNKNKLYRNFRATSFAVDNATSMFLLTVMLLVFGVQSYNTMPKEQFPEIVIPTIYVATTYSGNSAEDMETLVTIPIEKELASINGVKKIDGNSINDFSNIIVEFNTNVEVDKALQDVKDAVDKAKGDRDFPKDLTAGPNVFEINFSEFPIMTVNLSGNYSNDELRSFGEYLQNEIEKLSEISEVKLKGTSEKEIQIDVDWKQMQAKKISFDDIANAIAMENITMSAGERNFNGFNRSVRVVGEFKNIQEIENIIIKSEFQNPVFIKDVATVIEGVADPTSIARSDQLPVVSLDVIKRAGENLLSASDEIKKIVDKAKANKFPEDLKVTIFNDQSINTRDQVANLQNSIISGVILVVLVLLFFLGIRNAMFVGLAIPLSMLMGILILNIMGITLNVIVLFSLILALGMLVDNSIVVVENIYRYMQEGYSGVDASKKAAGEVAMPIIASTATTLAAFVPLMFWPGMMGEFMGYLPLTLIIVLTSSLFVALILTPVFASVLMKVEEEQLVRDNEKRKLFNNLLAAGLMLAGAVFAHFSNVMWLRNALGMAMIISLVNYFLFRPGAILFQNKVLPWLENGYDSFIRFVLKGVMPIVTFVGVIFLLFGSISLFSSNPPKTVFFPETDPLYINAFVELPIGSDIQSTNVLMKELEAKVDRSIKTFKDAGIVDAVLSQIGENTSDPAAPPEPGATPNKARITVAFVSSDKRKGLSTYDAMDSIRNALTGYAGVSLVVDRNQDGPPTGKPINLEISGDDKTMRELTIVSDDILRHLKSLNVPGVEELNMNISSKVQQDVIEIDREASRRYGLSTLDIAKALNTALYGREVSKFKDGEDEYPIMLRFNDEYRDNNEALMNQMVTFRNMDAGGQIVQIPISAVARKRPSSTYSAVKRKNEKRTITIYSNVLEGYNANEVVEELKRGMASYAEENLDEAYSYVFTGEQEEMAENMAFLSQALLIAVFAIFLILVSQFNSFISPFIIILSILFSTIGVFLGYWWTEMDLVVIMTGIGIISLAGIVVNNAIVLIDYINFLQSREKTNLNQEYLSDEMVKQSIITGGKTRLRPVLLTAITTVLGLIPLAIGFNFNFATFVTELDPHIFIGGDNAVMWGAMSWTIVYGLIFATFLTLVVVPVMYWLFYRVTKFVKSLFGFKH, encoded by the coding sequence ATGAGTAATAATAAAAATAAATTATATAGAAATTTTAGGGCGACTTCCTTTGCTGTAGACAATGCAACTAGTATGTTTTTGTTGACAGTAATGTTGTTGGTATTTGGAGTACAGTCCTATAACACAATGCCCAAAGAACAGTTCCCAGAAATTGTTATTCCTACTATTTATGTAGCAACAACTTACTCTGGTAACTCTGCCGAGGATATGGAAACATTGGTGACAATCCCTATCGAAAAAGAGTTAGCTTCTATTAATGGCGTTAAAAAAATTGATGGAAACTCTATTAATGATTTCTCGAACATTATTGTCGAATTTAATACCAATGTTGAAGTAGACAAAGCCTTACAAGATGTAAAAGATGCCGTCGACAAAGCCAAAGGAGATCGTGATTTTCCCAAGGATTTGACGGCTGGACCAAATGTTTTTGAAATCAACTTTTCAGAGTTTCCTATTATGACGGTGAATTTGTCTGGAAATTATTCTAATGATGAGTTGCGCTCGTTTGGAGAGTATTTACAAAACGAAATTGAAAAACTTTCGGAAATTTCAGAAGTAAAATTAAAGGGAACTTCTGAAAAAGAAATACAAATCGATGTCGATTGGAAGCAAATGCAAGCCAAAAAAATCAGTTTTGATGATATTGCCAATGCCATTGCGATGGAAAACATAACCATGTCTGCTGGTGAACGCAATTTTAATGGCTTTAACCGTTCTGTACGGGTTGTGGGAGAATTTAAGAACATACAGGAGATTGAAAACATTATTATCAAAAGTGAATTTCAAAACCCTGTATTTATCAAGGATGTTGCAACCGTCATAGAGGGAGTTGCCGACCCAACTAGTATTGCTCGTTCAGATCAATTACCCGTTGTTTCTTTAGATGTTATCAAACGTGCAGGAGAAAACTTGTTGTCAGCTTCAGATGAAATCAAAAAAATTGTCGATAAAGCTAAAGCAAATAAATTTCCAGAAGACCTAAAGGTGACTATTTTTAATGATCAATCGATCAACACTAGAGATCAAGTTGCTAACTTACAAAATAGTATTATCTCGGGGGTAATTTTAGTAGTACTCGTATTGTTGTTCTTTTTGGGGATTAGAAATGCCATGTTTGTTGGTTTGGCAATTCCATTGTCGATGTTGATGGGAATTTTAATCCTAAACATCATGGGGATTACATTGAACGTTATTGTGTTGTTTTCTTTGATTTTGGCTTTAGGAATGTTGGTAGATAATTCTATTGTAGTAGTGGAAAATATATACCGGTACATGCAAGAAGGCTATTCGGGGGTAGATGCCTCGAAAAAAGCAGCGGGAGAAGTCGCCATGCCAATTATCGCTTCCACTGCAACAACTTTGGCTGCCTTTGTTCCGTTGATGTTTTGGCCAGGAATGATGGGAGAGTTTATGGGCTATTTGCCATTGACATTGATTATTGTTTTGACTTCTTCTTTGTTCGTGGCTCTAATCTTGACACCTGTATTTGCTTCTGTACTGATGAAAGTAGAAGAAGAGCAATTGGTACGTGATAATGAAAAACGGAAGTTGTTCAACAATTTATTGGCAGCAGGCTTGATGTTAGCAGGAGCTGTATTTGCGCATTTTTCCAATGTCATGTGGTTACGAAATGCCTTGGGAATGGCTATGATTATTAGCTTGGTCAATTACTTTTTGTTTAGACCAGGAGCCATCTTGTTCCAAAACAAAGTATTGCCTTGGTTAGAAAATGGATACGATAGCTTTATTCGATTTGTATTGAAAGGAGTTATGCCTATTGTTACTTTTGTGGGAGTGATTTTCTTGTTATTTGGCTCTATATCGTTGTTTAGCAGCAACCCTCCTAAGACAGTATTTTTCCCAGAAACAGATCCTTTGTACATCAATGCATTTGTTGAACTACCTATAGGAAGTGATATACAAAGTACCAATGTATTGATGAAGGAATTAGAAGCAAAGGTAGACCGCTCTATAAAAACATTTAAAGATGCAGGAATTGTTGATGCCGTTTTGTCTCAAATAGGTGAAAATACATCAGATCCTGCGGCACCACCAGAACCAGGAGCAACACCTAATAAGGCTCGTATTACAGTCGCTTTTGTCTCGTCTGATAAACGAAAAGGTTTGTCTACTTATGATGCTATGGATTCGATTCGAAATGCGTTGACAGGATACGCAGGGGTGTCTTTAGTCGTTGACCGAAACCAAGATGGTCCACCAACTGGAAAACCAATTAATTTGGAAATTTCTGGTGATGATAAAACCATGCGAGAACTTACCATTGTTTCTGATGATATTCTGAGACACTTGAAATCGCTCAATGTGCCAGGAGTAGAGGAACTGAATATGAATATTTCTTCTAAAGTACAACAAGATGTTATCGAAATTGACCGAGAAGCATCAAGACGTTATGGTTTGTCTACTTTGGATATTGCGAAAGCCTTGAATACAGCTTTGTATGGTAGAGAGGTTAGTAAGTTTAAGGATGGAGAAGATGAGTACCCAATTATGTTGCGTTTCAATGATGAGTATAGAGATAATAACGAAGCATTGATGAATCAAATGGTAACATTTAGAAACATGGATGCGGGCGGACAAATTGTTCAAATTCCAATTTCTGCCGTAGCACGCAAACGCCCAAGTTCTACTTATAGTGCTGTCAAACGTAAGAATGAAAAACGAACCATTACAATTTACTCCAATGTATTAGAAGGATACAATGCCAATGAAGTGGTAGAAGAGTTGAAGCGAGGAATGGCATCTTATGCAGAAGAAAACCTTGACGAAGCATATAGTTATGTGTTTACGGGGGAGCAAGAGGAAATGGCAGAAAATATGGCTTTTTTGAGTCAAGCATTGCTGATTGCCGTATTTGCAATTTTCTTAATCTTGGTATCTCAATTTAACTCCTTTATTTCACCATTCATTATCATCCTATCGATCTTATTTAGTACGATTGGAGTATTTTTAGGATACTGGTGGACAGAAATGGATTTGGTAGTTATTATGACGGGAATTGGTATTATTTCTTTGGCGGGGATTGTGGTTAACAATGCCATTGTATTGATCGACTATATCAATTTTTTACAGTCTAGGGAGAAAACAAACTTAAATCAAGAGTACCTTTCAGACGAAATGGTCAAACAGTCTATTATTACAGGAGGAAAAACAAGATTGCGTCCAGTATTGCTAACAGCAATTACAACAGTACTAGGTTTGATTCCTTTAGCAATTGGATTTAACTTTAATTTTGCCACTTTTGTAACAGAACTAGATCCACATATTTTTATTGGTGGTGACAATGCGGTTATGTGGGGGGCAATGTCGTGGACGATTGTATATGGTTTGATCTTCGCAACCTTTTTAACATTAGTAGTTGTACCTGTAATGTACTGGTTGTTTTATAGAGTAACTAAATTTGTAAAAAGCTTATTTGGCTTTAAGCACTAA
- a CDS encoding GNAT family protein, with protein sequence MHQIKTERLLLRAYQPTDASRVYNFILNNQEQFQQYFSLLLELDNLEKCTEFIQNQIHAIEDKTKLVYGIFDSVQDIYLGQIFLRDIEWIVPKGQIGYFIDKNWQGKGIATEALKVFSQHCFDVWGLEKLYLRTGLENIASQKVALKAGFELEGTLKSDFRTADNQLIDVYYYGKTKTTAPIMEL encoded by the coding sequence ATGCACCAAATTAAAACGGAACGGCTACTGCTTAGAGCCTATCAACCAACCGATGCTTCAAGAGTTTATAATTTTATTCTCAACAATCAAGAACAGTTTCAACAATACTTTTCTTTGCTATTGGAATTAGATAACCTAGAGAAATGTACCGAATTCATACAAAACCAAATCCATGCGATTGAAGATAAGACAAAATTGGTCTATGGAATATTTGATTCCGTTCAAGATATATACTTGGGACAGATTTTTCTTCGAGATATTGAGTGGATAGTTCCTAAAGGACAAATTGGTTATTTTATCGACAAGAATTGGCAAGGGAAAGGAATTGCAACAGAAGCTTTAAAGGTGTTTTCTCAGCATTGTTTTGATGTTTGGGGATTGGAAAAACTGTATTTGCGAACGGGCTTAGAGAATATCGCTAGTCAAAAAGTTGCTTTAAAAGCAGGTTTTGAGTTAGAAGGTACGTTAAAATCTGATTTTCGCACCGCAGACAACCAATTGATTGATGTCTATTATTATGGAAAAACAAAAACCACAGCCCCAATAATGGAACTGTGA
- a CDS encoding efflux RND transporter periplasmic adaptor subunit translates to MKNIFYLFALAGFILATSCGGGETTSEESPQTLDAARKVLQEKRKKLQELKKEVAEAEAVVNKLDPRSKKKSVTPVTTAKVQVKDFNHYVEVQGNVVPAQDPGMASSETGGRIMDLTVKEGDYVKKGDLIAKINLESIKKSIAQLDESLSLAQDMFKRQENLWNQKIGSEVQYLQAKSQVESLLKNKESLEYELTKSNVYAPISGYVDMVMAKEGEMAGPGTPIVQILNTKNLKVVAAIPEIYLGNVKKGEGVLLKFPALNEEQKGRVTSIGRTINPANRTFEVEASINSQNGLLKPNLLATMLVNDFSKKDAIVVPDQLILQDVSGADYVMVLEGNKAVKKLVTMGRGYRNETIITSGLNGDETLLIKGARQVSDGDLVEVLPE, encoded by the coding sequence ATGAAAAATATATTTTATCTTTTTGCTCTTGCTGGTTTTATCTTAGCTACTTCTTGTGGTGGTGGAGAAACAACATCAGAAGAAAGTCCCCAAACTTTGGATGCTGCTCGTAAAGTTTTGCAAGAAAAACGCAAGAAGCTTCAAGAGCTAAAGAAAGAGGTTGCGGAAGCAGAAGCGGTGGTGAATAAGTTAGATCCTAGATCAAAAAAGAAATCTGTAACGCCTGTTACAACTGCCAAAGTACAAGTCAAAGATTTTAACCACTATGTAGAAGTGCAAGGAAATGTAGTGCCAGCACAAGATCCTGGTATGGCTAGTAGCGAGACGGGTGGAAGAATTATGGATTTGACCGTAAAGGAAGGTGATTATGTCAAAAAAGGAGACTTGATTGCTAAAATTAATTTAGAAAGTATCAAGAAAAGCATTGCTCAGTTGGATGAATCCTTGAGCCTCGCACAGGATATGTTTAAGCGCCAAGAAAACCTTTGGAACCAAAAAATTGGTTCTGAAGTACAATACTTGCAAGCTAAAAGTCAAGTGGAATCTTTGTTGAAGAACAAAGAAAGTTTAGAATACGAGTTGACCAAATCGAATGTTTATGCGCCAATTAGTGGTTATGTGGATATGGTAATGGCAAAAGAAGGAGAAATGGCTGGTCCTGGAACTCCAATTGTTCAAATCTTGAATACCAAGAACCTGAAAGTAGTGGCTGCCATTCCTGAAATATATCTAGGAAATGTGAAAAAAGGAGAAGGCGTACTTTTGAAATTCCCTGCATTAAATGAAGAGCAAAAAGGTCGAGTGACTTCGATTGGACGTACCATCAACCCTGCCAATAGAACCTTTGAAGTAGAAGCATCTATCAATAGTCAGAATGGTTTGTTGAAACCTAATTTATTGGCAACAATGTTGGTCAATGACTTTTCTAAAAAGGATGCTATTGTTGTGCCCGATCAGTTAATTTTGCAAGATGTAAGTGGGGCAGACTATGTAATGGTTCTAGAAGGAAATAAAGCGGTAAAAAAATTAGTGACTATGGGAAGAGGGTATCGTAATGAAACTATTATCACTTCAGGATTAAATGGTGATGAAACACTGTTGATAAAAGGAGCTCGTCAAGTTTCGGATGGCGATTTGGTAGAAGTTTTACCAGAATAG